Proteins from one Salvelinus sp. IW2-2015 unplaced genomic scaffold, ASM291031v2 Un_scaffold2115, whole genome shotgun sequence genomic window:
- the LOC112072989 gene encoding chondroadherin-like protein isoform X1 yields the protein MSNLTNLTIKMCSFADCLSRWLVAVLMLLVILLPAQAGKCPKFCICDNSQLTMACIGKNLTQVPPTIDEITVKLDLSKNDIQVLPTHAFLHIPHLTHLTLQRCNIRAVREGAFRTLGRLVSLNLANNNIEILYQESFDGLSSLKQLTLDHNRVEEIQPGAFTQLGFLNMLSLTHNQLVYIPNMAFRGLHNIKWLRLSRNSLNNLAMEAFAGLFTLTRLSLDHNELQFFPTQTMTRLAQVTRLDLSYNLMTYLGEDTVSMPKLTHLYLDHMSLQDLSDTAMSQAPLLSHLDLSHNQLRYLEPLSGPMELARLNLTGNPIHCNCYLRPLKEWAKKGKVKLMGVCAGPPHLSDEPLEAVGPMELRCRSREDMIKEEFEEQEESRERALPTAKPKKKSKCPDNCDCDVKAQHATCENRGHTKVPYGFPSNTQLLDLRSNHFHYVPSNSFPGTDQVVSLHLEHCKVREIEGSAFRGMKGLVYLYLSDNDLTSLGSGTFTGAPELTYLHLEGNQLAMFPGAALAPLPSLLVLHLERNTIGKLERTGQLSSVPKLRGLYLTNNTIATIAPGALNSAHLDTLHLGSNQLAEVPTDGLSKVSSLTELYLSGNSIRWVGPKAFLPVSKSLKQLYMDDMGLEKMSRDSLAGLGSGLTTLSLGGNQLEELPDLSPLTGLEVINLAHNPLLCDCTLLPLRRWMENVSLKMTATCGHPPEFRGQSVKDVHVFKSCPGESASPGKTFKGFKDTKSIKPKPTLLKVTMAKAKPGKAKPMPTKPKAKPLKNPKAPASQKNKTVIKSRKSVM from the exons ATGTCAAATTTGACAAATTTAACCATAAAG ATGTGTTCCTTTGCGGATTGCCTCTCTAGGTGGCTAGTTGCGGTTTTGATGCTCTTGGTCATACTTTTACCAGCTCAAGCGGGAAAGTGCCCAAAGTTCTGCATCTGCGACAACTCCCAACTCACCATGGCCTGTATCGGCAAGAATCTGACTCAGGTTCCCCCCACGATAGATGAG attacagtgAAACTGGACCTGAGTAAAAACGATATCCAGGTGCTGCCGACCCATGCGTTCCTGCACATCCCGCACCTCACGCACCTCACCCTGCAGCGGTGTAACATCAGGGCGGTGCGTGAGGGGGCCTTCCGCACCCTGGGGCGCCTGGTCTCCCTCAACCTGGCCAACAACAACATCGAGATCCTTTACCAG GAGTCTTTTGACGGCCTGTCATCCCTAAAGCAGCTGACGTTGGACCATAACCGTGTTGAGGAGATCCAGCCAGGGGCCTTCACTCAGCTGGGCTTCCTCAACATGCTGTCCCTCACACATAACCAGCTGGTGTACATCCCCAACATGGCCTTCCGGGGCCTGCACAACATCAAGTGGCTGCGTCTCAGTCGCAACTCCCTCAACAACCTGGCCATGGAGGCCTTCGCTGGCCTCTTCACCCTCACACGCCTCAGCCTCGACCACAATGAGCTGCAGTTCTTCCCCACACAGACTATGACCCG ACTGGCTCAAGTCACCCGCCTGGACCTGAGCTACAACCTCATGACCTACCTGGGTGAGGATACTGTCTCCATGCCGAAGCTCACCCACCTCTACCTGGACCACATGTCTCTCCAGGACCTCTCAGACACAGCCATGTCCCAGGCCCCCCTTCTCTCCCACCTGGACCTCAGCCACAACCAGCTGCGCTACCTGGAGCCCCTCTCTGGCCCCATGGAGCTAGCACGCCTCAACCTAACAGGAAACCCCATCCACTGCAACTGCTATCTGAGGCCCCTGAAGGAGTGGGCCAAGAAAGGGAAGGTGAAGTTGATGGGGGTCTGCGCGGgtccccctcacctctctgacGAGCCTCTGGAGGCAGTGGGGCCTATGGAGCTGCGCTGCCGGAGCAGGGAGGACATGATAAAGGAGGAGTTTGAAGAGCAGGAAGAGAGCAGGGAGCGTGCACTGCCCACAGCCAAGCCTAAGAAGAAGAGCAAGTGTCCAGATAACTGTGACTGCGAT GTGAAGGCTCAGCACGCCACATGTGAGAACCGTGGTCACACCAAAGTCCCCTACGGCTTCCCCTCTAATACCCAGCTCCTGGACCTGCGCAGCAACCACTTCCATTACGTCCCTAGCAACAGTTTCCCCGGCACAGACCAGGTGGTCTCTCTGCATCTGGAGCACTGCAAGGTCCGTGAGATCGAAGGCAGTGCCTTCCGGGGCATGAAGGGACTGGTGTACCTCTACCTGTCTGACAATGACCTCACCTCCCTGGGCTCAGGGACTTTCACTGGGGCTCCTGAGCTCACCTACCTCCACCTGGAAGGGAACCAGCTGGCCATGTTCCCTGGAGCTGCCCTGGCCCCCCTGCCCAGCCTGCTTGTGCTCCACCTGGAGCGGAACACTATCGGTAAGCTGGAGCGGACAGGCCAGCTCTCCTCAGTCCCCAAGCTGAGAGGACTCTACCTGACCAATAACACCATAGCCACTATAGCCCCCGGCGCTCTCAACTCCGCCCACCTAGATACTCTTCACCTGGGGTCCAATCAGCTTGCTGAGGTGCCTACCGACGGGCTGTCCAAGGTCTCCAGTTTGACCGAGCTCTACCTCTCTGGAAATTCCATTCGCTGGGTCGGACCAAAGGCGTTCCTTCCTGTGTCCAAGAGCCTGAAGCAGCTGTATATGGATGACATGGGTCTGGAGAAG ATGTCCAGAGACTCCCTGGCGGGGCTGGGCTCTGGGCTGACCACTCTGTCTCTGGGGGGGAACCAGCTGGAGGAGCTGCCTGACCTGAGCCCACTCACTGGGCTGGAGGTCATCAACCTGGCCCACAACCCCCTGCTATGTGATTGCACCCTGCTGCCACTCCGCAG gtGGATGGAGAATGTGAGTCTGAAGATGACAGCCACCTGTGGTCACCCTCCTGAGTTCCGGGGCCAAAGTGTAAAGGATGTCCATGTCTTTAAGAGCTGTCCAGGGGAGAGTGCTTCTCCTGGCAAGACCTTCAAAGGATTCAAGGACACAAAATCAATAAAACCCAAACCCACTCTCCTCAAGGTGACCATGGCAAAAGCCAAGCCAGGAAAGGCTAAACCCATGCCAACCAAGCCCAAAGCCAAGCCTCTGAAGAACCCTAAGGCACCAGCATCACAAAAAAACAAGACTGTAATAAAAAGTAGGAAATCAGTGATGTAA
- the LOC112072989 gene encoding chondroadherin-like protein isoform X2: MLLVILLPAQAGKCPKFCICDNSQLTMACIGKNLTQVPPTIDEITVKLDLSKNDIQVLPTHAFLHIPHLTHLTLQRCNIRAVREGAFRTLGRLVSLNLANNNIEILYQESFDGLSSLKQLTLDHNRVEEIQPGAFTQLGFLNMLSLTHNQLVYIPNMAFRGLHNIKWLRLSRNSLNNLAMEAFAGLFTLTRLSLDHNELQFFPTQTMTRLAQVTRLDLSYNLMTYLGEDTVSMPKLTHLYLDHMSLQDLSDTAMSQAPLLSHLDLSHNQLRYLEPLSGPMELARLNLTGNPIHCNCYLRPLKEWAKKGKVKLMGVCAGPPHLSDEPLEAVGPMELRCRSREDMIKEEFEEQEESRERALPTAKPKKKSKCPDNCDCDVKAQHATCENRGHTKVPYGFPSNTQLLDLRSNHFHYVPSNSFPGTDQVVSLHLEHCKVREIEGSAFRGMKGLVYLYLSDNDLTSLGSGTFTGAPELTYLHLEGNQLAMFPGAALAPLPSLLVLHLERNTIGKLERTGQLSSVPKLRGLYLTNNTIATIAPGALNSAHLDTLHLGSNQLAEVPTDGLSKVSSLTELYLSGNSIRWVGPKAFLPVSKSLKQLYMDDMGLEKMSRDSLAGLGSGLTTLSLGGNQLEELPDLSPLTGLEVINLAHNPLLCDCTLLPLRRWMENVSLKMTATCGHPPEFRGQSVKDVHVFKSCPGESASPGKTFKGFKDTKSIKPKPTLLKVTMAKAKPGKAKPMPTKPKAKPLKNPKAPASQKNKTVIKSRKSVM; this comes from the exons ATGCTCTTGGTCATACTTTTACCAGCTCAAGCGGGAAAGTGCCCAAAGTTCTGCATCTGCGACAACTCCCAACTCACCATGGCCTGTATCGGCAAGAATCTGACTCAGGTTCCCCCCACGATAGATGAG attacagtgAAACTGGACCTGAGTAAAAACGATATCCAGGTGCTGCCGACCCATGCGTTCCTGCACATCCCGCACCTCACGCACCTCACCCTGCAGCGGTGTAACATCAGGGCGGTGCGTGAGGGGGCCTTCCGCACCCTGGGGCGCCTGGTCTCCCTCAACCTGGCCAACAACAACATCGAGATCCTTTACCAG GAGTCTTTTGACGGCCTGTCATCCCTAAAGCAGCTGACGTTGGACCATAACCGTGTTGAGGAGATCCAGCCAGGGGCCTTCACTCAGCTGGGCTTCCTCAACATGCTGTCCCTCACACATAACCAGCTGGTGTACATCCCCAACATGGCCTTCCGGGGCCTGCACAACATCAAGTGGCTGCGTCTCAGTCGCAACTCCCTCAACAACCTGGCCATGGAGGCCTTCGCTGGCCTCTTCACCCTCACACGCCTCAGCCTCGACCACAATGAGCTGCAGTTCTTCCCCACACAGACTATGACCCG ACTGGCTCAAGTCACCCGCCTGGACCTGAGCTACAACCTCATGACCTACCTGGGTGAGGATACTGTCTCCATGCCGAAGCTCACCCACCTCTACCTGGACCACATGTCTCTCCAGGACCTCTCAGACACAGCCATGTCCCAGGCCCCCCTTCTCTCCCACCTGGACCTCAGCCACAACCAGCTGCGCTACCTGGAGCCCCTCTCTGGCCCCATGGAGCTAGCACGCCTCAACCTAACAGGAAACCCCATCCACTGCAACTGCTATCTGAGGCCCCTGAAGGAGTGGGCCAAGAAAGGGAAGGTGAAGTTGATGGGGGTCTGCGCGGgtccccctcacctctctgacGAGCCTCTGGAGGCAGTGGGGCCTATGGAGCTGCGCTGCCGGAGCAGGGAGGACATGATAAAGGAGGAGTTTGAAGAGCAGGAAGAGAGCAGGGAGCGTGCACTGCCCACAGCCAAGCCTAAGAAGAAGAGCAAGTGTCCAGATAACTGTGACTGCGAT GTGAAGGCTCAGCACGCCACATGTGAGAACCGTGGTCACACCAAAGTCCCCTACGGCTTCCCCTCTAATACCCAGCTCCTGGACCTGCGCAGCAACCACTTCCATTACGTCCCTAGCAACAGTTTCCCCGGCACAGACCAGGTGGTCTCTCTGCATCTGGAGCACTGCAAGGTCCGTGAGATCGAAGGCAGTGCCTTCCGGGGCATGAAGGGACTGGTGTACCTCTACCTGTCTGACAATGACCTCACCTCCCTGGGCTCAGGGACTTTCACTGGGGCTCCTGAGCTCACCTACCTCCACCTGGAAGGGAACCAGCTGGCCATGTTCCCTGGAGCTGCCCTGGCCCCCCTGCCCAGCCTGCTTGTGCTCCACCTGGAGCGGAACACTATCGGTAAGCTGGAGCGGACAGGCCAGCTCTCCTCAGTCCCCAAGCTGAGAGGACTCTACCTGACCAATAACACCATAGCCACTATAGCCCCCGGCGCTCTCAACTCCGCCCACCTAGATACTCTTCACCTGGGGTCCAATCAGCTTGCTGAGGTGCCTACCGACGGGCTGTCCAAGGTCTCCAGTTTGACCGAGCTCTACCTCTCTGGAAATTCCATTCGCTGGGTCGGACCAAAGGCGTTCCTTCCTGTGTCCAAGAGCCTGAAGCAGCTGTATATGGATGACATGGGTCTGGAGAAG ATGTCCAGAGACTCCCTGGCGGGGCTGGGCTCTGGGCTGACCACTCTGTCTCTGGGGGGGAACCAGCTGGAGGAGCTGCCTGACCTGAGCCCACTCACTGGGCTGGAGGTCATCAACCTGGCCCACAACCCCCTGCTATGTGATTGCACCCTGCTGCCACTCCGCAG gtGGATGGAGAATGTGAGTCTGAAGATGACAGCCACCTGTGGTCACCCTCCTGAGTTCCGGGGCCAAAGTGTAAAGGATGTCCATGTCTTTAAGAGCTGTCCAGGGGAGAGTGCTTCTCCTGGCAAGACCTTCAAAGGATTCAAGGACACAAAATCAATAAAACCCAAACCCACTCTCCTCAAGGTGACCATGGCAAAAGCCAAGCCAGGAAAGGCTAAACCCATGCCAACCAAGCCCAAAGCCAAGCCTCTGAAGAACCCTAAGGCACCAGCATCACAAAAAAACAAGACTGTAATAAAAAGTAGGAAATCAGTGATGTAA
- the LOC112072989 gene encoding chondroadherin-like protein isoform X3 gives MACIGKNLTQVPPTIDEITVKLDLSKNDIQVLPTHAFLHIPHLTHLTLQRCNIRAVREGAFRTLGRLVSLNLANNNIEILYQESFDGLSSLKQLTLDHNRVEEIQPGAFTQLGFLNMLSLTHNQLVYIPNMAFRGLHNIKWLRLSRNSLNNLAMEAFAGLFTLTRLSLDHNELQFFPTQTMTRLAQVTRLDLSYNLMTYLGEDTVSMPKLTHLYLDHMSLQDLSDTAMSQAPLLSHLDLSHNQLRYLEPLSGPMELARLNLTGNPIHCNCYLRPLKEWAKKGKVKLMGVCAGPPHLSDEPLEAVGPMELRCRSREDMIKEEFEEQEESRERALPTAKPKKKSKCPDNCDCDVKAQHATCENRGHTKVPYGFPSNTQLLDLRSNHFHYVPSNSFPGTDQVVSLHLEHCKVREIEGSAFRGMKGLVYLYLSDNDLTSLGSGTFTGAPELTYLHLEGNQLAMFPGAALAPLPSLLVLHLERNTIGKLERTGQLSSVPKLRGLYLTNNTIATIAPGALNSAHLDTLHLGSNQLAEVPTDGLSKVSSLTELYLSGNSIRWVGPKAFLPVSKSLKQLYMDDMGLEKMSRDSLAGLGSGLTTLSLGGNQLEELPDLSPLTGLEVINLAHNPLLCDCTLLPLRRWMENVSLKMTATCGHPPEFRGQSVKDVHVFKSCPGESASPGKTFKGFKDTKSIKPKPTLLKVTMAKAKPGKAKPMPTKPKAKPLKNPKAPASQKNKTVIKSRKSVM, from the exons ATGGCCTGTATCGGCAAGAATCTGACTCAGGTTCCCCCCACGATAGATGAG attacagtgAAACTGGACCTGAGTAAAAACGATATCCAGGTGCTGCCGACCCATGCGTTCCTGCACATCCCGCACCTCACGCACCTCACCCTGCAGCGGTGTAACATCAGGGCGGTGCGTGAGGGGGCCTTCCGCACCCTGGGGCGCCTGGTCTCCCTCAACCTGGCCAACAACAACATCGAGATCCTTTACCAG GAGTCTTTTGACGGCCTGTCATCCCTAAAGCAGCTGACGTTGGACCATAACCGTGTTGAGGAGATCCAGCCAGGGGCCTTCACTCAGCTGGGCTTCCTCAACATGCTGTCCCTCACACATAACCAGCTGGTGTACATCCCCAACATGGCCTTCCGGGGCCTGCACAACATCAAGTGGCTGCGTCTCAGTCGCAACTCCCTCAACAACCTGGCCATGGAGGCCTTCGCTGGCCTCTTCACCCTCACACGCCTCAGCCTCGACCACAATGAGCTGCAGTTCTTCCCCACACAGACTATGACCCG ACTGGCTCAAGTCACCCGCCTGGACCTGAGCTACAACCTCATGACCTACCTGGGTGAGGATACTGTCTCCATGCCGAAGCTCACCCACCTCTACCTGGACCACATGTCTCTCCAGGACCTCTCAGACACAGCCATGTCCCAGGCCCCCCTTCTCTCCCACCTGGACCTCAGCCACAACCAGCTGCGCTACCTGGAGCCCCTCTCTGGCCCCATGGAGCTAGCACGCCTCAACCTAACAGGAAACCCCATCCACTGCAACTGCTATCTGAGGCCCCTGAAGGAGTGGGCCAAGAAAGGGAAGGTGAAGTTGATGGGGGTCTGCGCGGgtccccctcacctctctgacGAGCCTCTGGAGGCAGTGGGGCCTATGGAGCTGCGCTGCCGGAGCAGGGAGGACATGATAAAGGAGGAGTTTGAAGAGCAGGAAGAGAGCAGGGAGCGTGCACTGCCCACAGCCAAGCCTAAGAAGAAGAGCAAGTGTCCAGATAACTGTGACTGCGAT GTGAAGGCTCAGCACGCCACATGTGAGAACCGTGGTCACACCAAAGTCCCCTACGGCTTCCCCTCTAATACCCAGCTCCTGGACCTGCGCAGCAACCACTTCCATTACGTCCCTAGCAACAGTTTCCCCGGCACAGACCAGGTGGTCTCTCTGCATCTGGAGCACTGCAAGGTCCGTGAGATCGAAGGCAGTGCCTTCCGGGGCATGAAGGGACTGGTGTACCTCTACCTGTCTGACAATGACCTCACCTCCCTGGGCTCAGGGACTTTCACTGGGGCTCCTGAGCTCACCTACCTCCACCTGGAAGGGAACCAGCTGGCCATGTTCCCTGGAGCTGCCCTGGCCCCCCTGCCCAGCCTGCTTGTGCTCCACCTGGAGCGGAACACTATCGGTAAGCTGGAGCGGACAGGCCAGCTCTCCTCAGTCCCCAAGCTGAGAGGACTCTACCTGACCAATAACACCATAGCCACTATAGCCCCCGGCGCTCTCAACTCCGCCCACCTAGATACTCTTCACCTGGGGTCCAATCAGCTTGCTGAGGTGCCTACCGACGGGCTGTCCAAGGTCTCCAGTTTGACCGAGCTCTACCTCTCTGGAAATTCCATTCGCTGGGTCGGACCAAAGGCGTTCCTTCCTGTGTCCAAGAGCCTGAAGCAGCTGTATATGGATGACATGGGTCTGGAGAAG ATGTCCAGAGACTCCCTGGCGGGGCTGGGCTCTGGGCTGACCACTCTGTCTCTGGGGGGGAACCAGCTGGAGGAGCTGCCTGACCTGAGCCCACTCACTGGGCTGGAGGTCATCAACCTGGCCCACAACCCCCTGCTATGTGATTGCACCCTGCTGCCACTCCGCAG gtGGATGGAGAATGTGAGTCTGAAGATGACAGCCACCTGTGGTCACCCTCCTGAGTTCCGGGGCCAAAGTGTAAAGGATGTCCATGTCTTTAAGAGCTGTCCAGGGGAGAGTGCTTCTCCTGGCAAGACCTTCAAAGGATTCAAGGACACAAAATCAATAAAACCCAAACCCACTCTCCTCAAGGTGACCATGGCAAAAGCCAAGCCAGGAAAGGCTAAACCCATGCCAACCAAGCCCAAAGCCAAGCCTCTGAAGAACCCTAAGGCACCAGCATCACAAAAAAACAAGACTGTAATAAAAAGTAGGAAATCAGTGATGTAA